AGCAAAGTGAAAAGGAAAGTGATAAGCAAAAAGACTTAGGTGAAGAATTAGCTGATGTTGTATTTGTGGTTTTATGTTTAGCAAACCAAACTGGTGTGAACTTGCAAGAAGCTTTTGATAAAAAGTTAGATTTTAAAACCAAAAGAGATCACGATCGTCACCATAACAATGAAAAGTTAAAATAATGGCGTTACATCATAATATAGGAAAGAAGTTATTTTGGGTAAATACTTTTAAAGTAGCGATTCCATTTTTTATCATAGTTGTAATATTCTCACTATTGTTCAATAGTGCGAGTGATATCTTCTCTGGAAATTTTGATAAGGTTGCAGAAGTACATTTTACAAATAAGAAATGGGTTCGATTTTTTTTAGGAAAAATAGTAATAAGTATTATGTACGGAATGTACACTTCAAATAAAAAAATGAAATAAAAAAAGCGAGTTTTTAAACTCGCTTTTTTTATGATTGTTAATCCAATTGAATAAAGTCAATCTGACTATCTTTTACCTTTTGATTCAATTGTTTTACTTCTGAATTGAAGATTTGGTATAGTTTATTCAATTCAATATCAATGTCTTTTGTGATTTCATTTTTGAATGCAATTGCTTGATCAGTTGGTTTGAAATCGCCGATTCTCGTTAATGAATTTAAATGCCCTAACTTGTTGTTTAATTTAATCGGGAAGTTTAATGGATCTTGATTACTCTTACTTTTTGTTTGATATAAATTGTTTTCAACAACAGTCATATCTTTAAGTAATTTATCCGCAAAATCAATTAACTCTTTGTGTTTCTTTTTATCTTGAATAGACTTCTTTAACGTTTTTATCTGACCTCTAACTTTCTTTACATTTTTCAATGCTTTATGAATTTCCGTCATCTTTGCATTGATACTGTTTATAAAATCAAACTGAGCTTTTAAATCTGCTTCTGAAGATTCTGAATTCGGTTTGTTTTTAATACTGAAGTTTTGAGATGTAGATTTTCCATTTACTTCAAGCGCAACACTATAGTTTCCTGGTAAAGCCATTGGTCCGTTCAAAGAAGCCCACCATAAAATCATTCCTTTTACGCGTTCAGCTCCAGAATACATCATGTCCCAGTGGAAAACATTATTTCCTTGTTTAACTTTAAGTTTTTTCTCTTTGTCCTTTTTGTTTGGGTGCGTACTGAAAACTTGGATTTTGTTTTTAGCACTGTCAAAAAATGAAAGCGAAATAGTATCTTTTTCTGAATAGTTTTTTACAAAGTAATTAATCGGAACTCCGCCATAATAATTAGTTCCGTTTCTTTTTGAAGTTGCTCCATTACCACCACCCATTCTATAGCTTTCTTTTGGTTTATACATAAAGAAGTCTTTATTAGTGATAGATGTGTTTAATTGATGAAGCGGAGTTAAATCATCAATAATCCATAAAGATCTACCTTGAGTAGCCGCAATTAAGTTATCTTCTTTTACAGCTAAATCAGTAATAGGAACAATAGGTAAATTCAATTGGAATTTTTGCCACTCTTTACCATCATTAAAAGAAACGTAAATTCCTCTTTCTGTACCAGCATATAACAATCCTTTTCTTTTCGGATCTGCTCTTAATGCTCTGGTAAAATCTTCATTTCCGATACCGTTTGTGATTTTTTTCCAAGAAGCACCGTAATCTTCAGTTTTATAAATGTATGGTTGATAATCTCCCGTTTTATATTTCGTTCCAACAATGTAAGCTCCTCCTTTTGTAAACGGATCAATTTCGATGCAATTAATCATCATCCATTCAGGCATTTTTTTAGGTGTAATATTTGTCCAGTTTTTACCGCCATCTCTAGTTATATGGACCAAACCATCATCAGATCCTGTGTAAATAACACCATTTTCATTAGGAACTTCTGCTATTGCGAAGATTGTCCCATAATATTCCACTCCAGTATTATCTTTTGTGATTGGTCCTCCTGATGGGCCTAATGTTTTCGGATCATTTCTCGTTAAATCTGGACTAATAATTTCCCAAGATTGACCTTCGTTTGTAGTGGCATGAACATGATTAGAAGTTGCATATAATTTCTTAGGATTATTCGGTGAAAATAACACAGGGAAATTCCACTGGAAACGATATTTAAAATCTTCAGCTCCATGTCCCATTGGGTCATCTGGCCACACGTTAATAGCTCTTACAGATCCTGTTTTATGATTAACACGCGTTAACAATCCTCCATAACTTCCTCCGTAGGCAATGTCATTATTTAAAGGATCTACTGCAATATGCGCACTTTCTCCTCCTGCTGTACTTTCCCAATCTTGATTCGTAATAAATCTTCCATCTGTTCTATGAGAAATTCTAATTGTGGAATTATCTTGTTGAGCCACGTAAATTCTATATGGGAAATGATTGTCTGTGGTTACGCGATAAAATTGAGAAGTTGGTTGATTTAAATAGGTAGACCAATTTTCTCCAGCATCAAAAGAAATTTGTCCTCCACCATCGTCAGCAATTATCATTCTTTGATTGTCTTCTGGAGCAATCCATAAATCATGATGATCTCCATGAGGAGCGTTATAGGTTTTATACGTTTTACCACCATCTGTAGATTTGTGGTAACGAACATTCATTACATAAACAATATTTTCATCTTGAGTATCTGCATAGATACGTGTGTAGTACCAAGCTCTTTGACGTAATTTACGTTCGCTATTAATTAGTTTCCATGTTTTTCCTGCATCGGTAGATTTATAAACTCCACCTTTTTCATTCTCGATTAAAGCATAAACAATTTCTGAATTTACAGGAGAAACAGCTAAACCTGAAATACCCCAAGTTCCTTTTGGTAATCCGTCATTTTCAGAAATATTCGTCCAAGTTTCACCTTCATCTGTACTTTTCCAAATAGCAGAACCTTCTCCACCACTAGATAAACTATAAGGAGTTCTTCTTACATTCCAAGTTGAAGCATATAAAACTCTTGGATTATTTGGATCTATAATTAAATCAATTGCACCAGCATCTGCATTACTGAATAAAACTCTTTTCCAGTTCTTTCCTCCGTCAATCGACTTATAAACTCCTCTTTCTTGAGTTGATTTATATAAATCACCCATTACAGCGGCAAAAACAACATCAGGGTTTTTAGGATGAATTCTTATTCTTGGAATATGTCTAGAATTTGGTAATCCCATATGTTTCCATGTTTTACCTGCGTTTTCAGATTTCCAAACACCATCCCCAGAAGAAACATTTCCACGAACGGTTTTTTCTCCCATTCCAACATAAATAATGTTGTTGTCCCATTCGCTAACAGCTATCGATCCTACTGATCCACCAAAAAATCCATCAGAAATATTTTGCCAAGTATTTCCAGCGTCAATTGTTTTCCAAATTCCACCTCCGGTTGTTCCCATGTAGAATAAATTTGGCTTTTTGGAAACTCCAGTTACAGCACAACTTCTTCCGCCACGAAATGGACCGATGTTTCTCCATTCGATTGCGTTAAAATATTCTTCAGAAAATTGGCTATTATTTTTTTGAGCGTTAACTTTGATATTCGCGAATAGGAGCAGAAATGCTCCTAATAAAAGTAGTTTTTTCATTTGATTTAGTTGATTAAGATGCTAAATATAAAATTTTGTTAATGGACTTATTGTTAAAGATTCCTAAAAATCAATTATTTAAAAATAGTATTGTTGTATCAGGTTCAAAAAGTGAATCGAACAGATTATTAATACTACAACAATTATATCCTCAACTGGTTATTGAGAATTTATCTAATTCAGATGATTCTGTGCATATGCAACATGCCTTAAAAGGAGAAGGAGAGGTTGCTGATATCGGTCATGCTGGAACTGCCATGCGATTTTTAACTGCTTTTTTTGCTACCCAAGAAGGAAAAACTAAAGTTTTACAAGGATCGGAAAGAATGCATAATCGTCCGATTAAGATTTTAGTCGACGCTCTGAGAGATTTAGGAGCAGAAATTTCTTACATCGAAAAAGAAGGATATCCGCCATTAAAGATTACAGGTAAAAAACTAGAAAAGAGTACAGTTGCTATTCAAGGAAATGTGAGTAGTCAGTACATCTCGGCGTTATTATTAATTGCATCAAGTTTGCCAAATGGTTTAGAGATTGAATTGTTAGGAGAAATCACTTCGATTCCATATATCAAAATGACATTAAGTTTACTAAGTCAATTAGGAATTGAAAGTACATTTGAAGGAAATTTGATTAAGGTAAATCCGTTAGCAAATATTGAAGGAAAGAAAGTCGTTGTTGAAGCTGATTGGAGTTCTGCATCTTACTTTTATTCTTTAGTTGCGTTAAGTGAAATAGGAACTGAAATTGAATTATCATCTTATAAAAAAGAGAGTTTACAAGGGGATAGTTGTTTAGCTGAAATTTATAAACATTTTGGTGTTACTACTACGTTTGAAGAGTATACAATCCTACTGAAAAAAGAGAAGGAAACAAGTACTTCTTTATTAGAGCTAGATTTGGTAAAAGCACCAGATATTGCTCAAACGATTGCCGTTACATGTTTTGCTTTAGGTGTTCCTTGTAAATTAGAAGGTCTACATACGCTGAAAATCAAAGAAACGGATAGATTAGAAGCATTAAGAGAGGAAATAACTAAACTTGGTGGAAATATTACGGTAACTAATGAAGAGTTACACTTAGAGTCTTCATCTGAAATAAATGAAAACATAGCTATAGAAACATACAATGATCATAGAATGGCTATGGCATTTACTCCTTTGGCATTAAAAGTACCAATTCAAATAAACGACGCTAAAGTTGTTACGAAGTCATATAGAAACTTCTGGGCAGACTTTGAAAACGTCGGGATTCCACAAGAAGTTCTAAAATAATATAGGAAACGCTTGACAAGGCCTATGTTGAAATCGTATATTTGGCGCCATTAATAAATACTCAATAATGAAATTATCTCAATTTAACTTCGAATTACCACCAGAGTTATTAGCAGAATACCCATCAGAGCATAGGGATGAAGCTCGTTTAATGGTTTTAAACCGTAAAGAACAAACTATTGAACACAAGTTGTTTAAAGATTTAATCAACTATTTTGATGAAGGTGATGTAATGATGTTGAATAACACCAAAGTATTTCCGGCTAGAATGTATGGAAATAAAGAAAAAACTGGTGCTAGAATTGAAGTGTTCTTATTGAGAGAATTAAATGCGGAACACAGACTTTGGGATGTTTTAGTAGATCCTGCTCGTAAAATCCGTATTGGTAATAAGTTATTCTTCGGAGATGATGAGAGTTTAGTAGCTGAGGTTATTGATAACACTACTTCTAGAGGAAGAACGTTACGTTTTTTATTCGATGGTCCTTATGACGAGTTTAGAAGAAAACTTATTGAATTAGGTCAAACACCATTACCAAAATACATCAAAAGAGATGTTGAGCCAGAAGATGAAGAGCGTTACCAAACAATTTATGCAAAGCATGAAGGAGCTGTAGCTGCACCAACTGCAGGTTTACACTTTTCTAAGCACTTAATGAAGCGTTTAGAAATCAAAGGAGTTGATTTTGCAGAAATGACTTTACACGTAGGTTTAGGTACTTTTAATCCTGTAGAGGTTGAAGATTTATCTAAGCATAAAATGGATTCTGAGAAAATTATCATTCCAGAAGAAGCATGTAATGTGGTAAACAATGCCTTAGAAAACAAGAAAAGAATTTGTGCTGTTGGAACAACGGTAATGAGAACTGTTGAATCATCGGTTTCTGCTAACCAAAGATTAAACGAATTTACGGGTTGGACGAATAAATTTATTTTTCCTCCATATGATTTCAGTATTGCAAATTCAATGGTTACGAACTTCCATACTCCTAAGTCAACATTATTAATGATGGTTGCTGCATTTGCGGGTTATGATTTTGTAATGGAAGCCTACGAACAGGCAGTAAAAGAGAAGTATAAATTTTATTCTTACGGAGATGCGATGTTAATTATCTAATATAATTAATTGATCAAAATATTTTAGAAACTGGGAAGTGTATACTTTCCAGTTTTTTTATTTTTAAGTGCTCCTTAATTAATAATAATATGCTAGAAGAATTTTTAAGAAGTTTTCAAGTTTTAACAGAAGAGGAAATTTTAAAATTTAAAAGTCAAGCTCAATATAGAAAGATCTCCAAGGGTGATTTTTTTGCTCAAAGCGGTAAAGTGAGTAGAGAAGTTGGTTTCATTAATCATGGGATTTTAAGATCATTTTACTTGTCCTCTGCGGAAGAAGATGTAACCTATTGTTTCAGATTTACGGGTTCTTTTTGTTCTGCATATTCTTCATTTATCACAGGAAAACCTTCCATAGAAAGTTTACAAGCAATTACAGATGTTGAGGTTATGGTTTGGACTAAAGAACAATTAGTTCAGCTTGAAAAAGAAAGTCCAAACTGGACAATGTTATTGAAAATACTTACTGAATATGAGTACTTTGAACTAGAACGAAGAGTGTTTATGCTACAAAGAGAACCTGCGGAGAAAAAGTATTTAGATTTAATGGAACATCAACCAGAATTGATTAAAGAAATTCCACTGAATTATTTAGCATCTTACTTAGGAATTACACAAAGACACTTAAGTAGAATTAGGAAAACTGTTTATTAGACAAATGTCCTTTTTAGAAAAAGTCATTCGCTGTTACTTTGACATAAAAATAAACAGCAATGAATGTATTAATAATAAATGGTCATCCAGATAAAGAAAGTTTTAATAATGCACTTTCTGATTCTTATTATAACGGAGCTAAATTATCCACTACTCAAGTCGAAGTAATAAACCTAAGAGATCTTGAATTTAATCCTAGTTTACAGTATGGCTATAGAAAACGAACTGAATTAGAACCTGATTTAAAAATAGCTATAGAGAAAATAAAAAATGCAGATCATTTAGTTTGGGTTTTTCCAATCTGGTGGGGAGGAATGCCAGCAATACTAAAAGGTTTTATTGATAGGACTTTTTTACCAGGGATTACATTTGAAATAGAAGAAGGAAAACTTCTACCTAAAAAGTTACTCAAAGGAAAAACAGCACGGTTAATCATTACTTCAGATAGTCCAAGATGGTATTATAGATTGTTCATAAAAAGCCCTGTAATCAATCAATTTAAAAAGGCGATTTTGACTTTTTGTGGAGTAAAACCAACGAAAGTAATGTATATCGCAGTGGTTAAAAACTCAAACCCAAAACAAAGAGAAGAATGGCTTAAACGCGTATTTAGTTTAGGTAAAATGCTATCGTAACTTTTTTGATTAAAGTTTAGATGTTATTTTAGTACTAAGAGGTTTAGTTGATGAGTAAAAATAATCTATAAGTTTTCCTTGTTCATCAACTAAATACTTTTGAAAATTCCATTTCACTGTAGAGCTTGTCACTCCGTTTAATTTCTCGGAAGTAAGCCAAGTATAAAGTGGATGCTGTTTGTAGCCTTTTACCTTTATTTTTTCCGTCAATAAAAAAGTTACACCAAAATTAAGAGAACAAAATTCTTGGATATCGTTTTCATTTCCTGGTTCCTGATTTCTAAATTGATTACAAGGTAATCCGATAATTATTAATCGATCTTTATAAGCTTCACTTAACTCTTGTAATTCTTCGTACTGTTTTGTAAAACCACATTTTGATGCCACGTTAACAAATAATATCTTTTTGTTTTTAAAATCTGAAAGTGTAATAGGTTGGTTTCTAATATCATTTATTGAAATATCATAGATTGATCTTACATTTTTATTTGTTTCGACAGATGAAAATAGTTTGGCTTTACTAGTGATTTTCATGATTTAAAAATTTAGACCTACAAGATGGTGTTAACCTTTCTATAAATTTAATCATTCATTCACTACTTATTGCAGGTGGATAAGTTTTTCCATCTATTTTGAATTATTCTAATTTTTAGTTTTTTTGAACAAAACAATAATCATACTTATTGTTTTAATTAACAGGAACAAACAAAAAGATGTAGGTAGGAGTACTCCAAAAAAATCAGGTTCAATTGAAATTATGATATATAGGTTGTAGGTTATTACTAAAGAACATGCGAATAATAGAAGTATTAGTACAAAACGAATTATTTTAACATGAATTACTGAGTAAATAATTAAGAGTATAGCTGTCGATAAAAATAGTATTGTTGTACTTAAAATTTCAATATTGCTAGAACTGAAAAAATCTACTTTATGACCGGTTGCATATAACAGACCTATGGTAAATAAAACATATAAACAATAAAGTGTAGCAATTAAGATTGCGCTATTTTTAAAAGGTTTTGTTTCGTTTTTCACAATAATTTATTAGGATATCTTTTTAGAATTATGTAAAAATATGAAGTTTTAAGACATTACTTTTCTAAAGTTGTTCGCTTTTAAATCAATACCGTATTTTTGCACCAATGAAACCGCAGAAGAAAGACATACGTGCACTTACAAAAGAACAACTCCGTGATTTTTTTGTAGATAATGGAGATAAGGCATTTAGAGGAAATCAAGTTTATGAATGGTTGTGGCATAAAGCAGCACATTCTTTTGATGATATGACAAACATTTCTAAGTCAACAAGAGAAATGTTAGATGCTAATTTTGTAATCAATCATATTGAGGTTGATGCGATGCAACGTAGTAATGATGGGACAATTAAAAATGCAATTAAATTGCACGATGGCTTAATTGTAGAGTCGGTTTTAATTCCTACGGAGAAAAGAACTACAGCCTGTGTTTCTAGTCAAGTTGGTTGTAGTTTAGATTGTAAGTTTTGCGCAACAGCTCGTTTAAAAAGAATGAGAAATTTGAATGCAGATGAAATCTATGATCAAGTTGTTGCAATAGATAAACAAAGCAGATTATATCATAACCATAAACTAACTAATATTGTTTTTATGGGAATGGGAGAACCTTTGATGAATTATAATAACGTTATCAAAGCAATTGATAAAATAACTTCTCCTGAAGGATTAGGAATGTCTGCTAAACGAATTACGTTATCAACTTCAGGTGTGCCAAAAATGATCAAAAAAATGGCGGATGATGAGGTTAAGTTTAATCTTGCTGTTTCGTTACATTCCGCTCTTGATGATGTAAGAACTTCGATTATGCCTTTCAATAAAAACTTTCCTTTAACCGATCTTAAAGAGGCTTTAGAGTATTGGTATGAGAAAACAAAAAGAAAAATTACATATGAGTATGTAGTTTGGCAAGGAATAAATGATCGAAAAGAAGATATTGATGCTTTAGTAAGATTCTGTAAATACGTTCCGGCAAAAGTAAATTTAATCGAATATAATCCAATTGATGACGGAGAATTCCAGCAGGCTTCGGAAAGAGCTTTAAATAATTACATCTCTAATTTAGAAATGAATGATATCGTTGTTAACGTTCGTCGTTCAAGAGGAAAAGATATTGATGCAGCTTGTGGACAATTAGCTAATAAATCATAAATGAAACAAGAGTACGAAGTTATTGTTGTGGGAGCTGGACCAGGTGGTGGGCAATGTGCTAGAAATTTAGCAAAATTGGGTGTTGATGTTTTGTTAGTAGAAAGACATGAAAGTTTCTATGATAATAATTTTTCTAGTGCTGGAATGTCTTTGGAAGGATTCAAAGAATTTAATCTTCCAGAAGAGGTAATTGGCAGATATTGGAAAAATTTCACACTACAAACTTCAAATGAACTCGCAACTTGGAAAGGAGAAAACAATAAAGGCGTTGTTTTAGATTTTGCAAAATTCCGTCAATTTTTAGCGGATGATTGCGTAGCTAATGGTGGAGATGTTTTAATGGGCTATTCCTTTACTTTAAAAGAGATTAAAGAAGATGGAGTAATTGCTCATTTTAAAGATAAAAAAGGAAATAATCCACATGCTATAAAAGCAAAACTTTTAGTTGATGCCACAGGTTCTGCTAGGAAAGTTATTTATGATTCTAGAGATAATCAACCTAAAATGGACTTGAGTGCGGGTGTTGAATACATGATTAAAGTTGATGATGAGGTTTATAATACATTCAAGGACGATTTATTCTTTTTCTTAGGCGATAAATGGTGCTTTAAAGGATATTCATGGATTTTTCCAATGGATGATAATGTACTGAAAGTTGGAACTGCTAAAATGCTAATAAAAGAGGCTAACAAAGCATCTGAAACACTAAAACAAATTACAGAAAGAATTATTGCCGATTATATGAAGGCAAGTTCCTATGAAGTTATTGATATTCACGGAGGTTCTATCAGAACTACAAAAGACATGTCTGAAGACTTTTTTAATGATAAGGTAGTGGCAATAGGAGATTCTATATCAGCTATAAATCCACTAGGAGGTGAAGGAATACGATATGCGCTTAGAAGTGCAGATGATGTTACACCTCATGTTTTTAATTTTGTAAAAAACAATAAAAACACCTTTAAGAAGTATCGTAAAAACTGGAGAAGAAAATATGTGTTTACTTGGAAATTATGTTTCTTCCTAACGGAAACGGTATATCATAAATACTCAGATTCTCAGATAGATGAAAAAGTAAGAAAGTATAAAGGATTAGTGGATATAGATCAACTAGTTAATATTCTTTTCGAATTTAAATTCACAAATATGAACAAAAGATTATTCTCTTTTGTTTGGAGTAAAATCAAGGGTAAATTTCAGAAGAAAGTAGCGTAACTCTAATTTTTAACGAGTTTGGCTTTTTGAAAAACAGTTATTGGATATCCAAACACTTCTGGAATCTCTTTAGAAATACCACCTGTTTTTGTTTTGTTCTGTAATCGAGAAAATAAAATTTCAAACTCCAATTCGTTTCCATTCGAAAAGTTGATTCTAGTACTTAAAAAGTTACCTTGAACTTCAAAGAAGCTGTACAATACATTCAAGTTAAAAGCTGTTGGTAAAATTATGCCGTTATTTTCGTCAATTTCAAAAAGGCCTTTTTCTTTATCTTTTACAATCAAAGTATAGTTTCTAGGACTGTTATTGTACACTAATTTATAATCAAATTTATGAATAGAATCAGTTTTTAATAGATGAAGTTCCATCGGTATTTTTTGACTTCCTCTTTCGGTGGTAATGTTTAGTTCTCCTTTATAAATTCCTAAGAAATCATCTGGGAAAGTCTTAGTTACACTTTGAGCGGTAACTGTACTTAAAAGAAAAAAGCAAAATGCGAATACTATACTTTTCATACTATTTAAAGATTGTTAACGAATATAACTATTTTAATTAATTTCAGTACTTTTGAACTCTCACGGAGAAAGGAGAGCTTTAATGAAACCTGTTGAAGAAATAAAACTTCCCATAGCTAAAGAAATGGAGCTTTTTGAATCTAAATTCAAAGATTCAATGCTTTCCAAAGTTCCGCTATTAAACAGAATTACATATTACATCGTTCGAAGAAAAGGAAAACAAATGCGACCTATGTTTGTTTTTTTGGTGGCTAAAATGGTTTCCAATGGAGGATTCGATGAAAGAACATATAGAGGTGCTTCTGTGGTGGAATTAATTCATACGGCAACTTTAGTTCACGATGATGTTGTAGACGATAGTAATAGAAGAAGAGGATTCTTTTCTATTAATGCACTTTGGAAGAATAAGATTGCCGTTTTGGTGGGAGATTTTTTATTATCAAAAGGACTACTATTGTCTATTGATAATGAAGATTTCGATCTGTTGAAGTTAATTTCGATTGCAGTAAGAGAAATGAGTGAAGGAGAGCTATTGCAAATTGAAAAAGCTCGTAAATTAGATATCACCGAAGATGTATATTTTGAAATTATTCGTCAGAAAACAGCAACTTTAATTGCCGCTTGTTGTGGTATTGGAGCTGCCTCAGTTGGAGCAAGTAATGATACCGTGCAGCAAATGAGAAAATTTGGAGAGTACATTGGAATTGCTTTTCAAATAAAAGATGACTTGTTTGACTACACTGAAGATAAAATTGGTAAACCTACAGGAATAGACATTAAAGAGCAAAAAATGACTTTGCCTTTAATTTATACTTTGAATAATTGTTCTTCAGACAAGAAAAAATGGTTAATAAACTCAGTTAAAAACCATAACAAAAACAAGAAAAGAGTTAAAGAAGTAATTGCATTTGTGAAAGAGAGTGGAGGTTTAGAGTATACCATTGAAAAAATGCATAAGTATAAGAATAGAGCTCTTGCTATATTAGATAATTATCCTGAGTCAGAGTATAAAAAATCATTACTACAAATGATCGAGTATGTGGTGGAAAGAAAAATTTAAATTTTTCAGAAATTGCAATCTATCGAATAATTAATACCAATAATCTTAAAATTATTGCCAAAATCTTAAAAAATTAAGATGCTTAGATTTTCTTTTTTTATCTTTGTAATCTAAATGAAATCTGTTTTAACAAAAATATCATCATTCGTTTTAGCACTTTTAGTGTTGTTTTCTACGTTTTCTTTTACAGTAGCAAAACACTATTGTGGTGATTTTTTAGTTGGAGTTTCCTACTTTGGAGATGCAAAGAATTGTGCAGATGAATTAGGGGAAGATGACTGTGATAGTCCACAGGTTATTAAAAAGAAGAACTGCTGCAAAGACGAAGTAGAGAATATTGAAGGCCAAGATGATCTTAGAAATTCAATTGAAAAATTTGATCTTGAAAAGCAGAAGTTTGTAGTAGCCTATGTTTCTTCTTTACTGTATTTGTTTTCAGAAGAAGATAAAAAGGAGAAAGAATTTCTTCAATATTCCCCACCCAAACTCACTTACGATTTAAATATACTTCACGAAGTTTTTATCATATGATTTTTTATATCCTTTAAAGACGATTAACGTCAAAATAAAAGATGTAAAACATAAATCATATAACATACATGAAATTTAGAATAATCTTTTGTGCGCTCTTTATATGGAACGCTCAATTGATAGCTCAACAAACATTCAAGGGAATGATTATGG
This genomic window from Tenacibaculum sp. 190524A05c contains:
- a CDS encoding polyprenyl synthetase family protein — protein: MKPVEEIKLPIAKEMELFESKFKDSMLSKVPLLNRITYYIVRRKGKQMRPMFVFLVAKMVSNGGFDERTYRGASVVELIHTATLVHDDVVDDSNRRRGFFSINALWKNKIAVLVGDFLLSKGLLLSIDNEDFDLLKLISIAVREMSEGELLQIEKARKLDITEDVYFEIIRQKTATLIAACCGIGAASVGASNDTVQQMRKFGEYIGIAFQIKDDLFDYTEDKIGKPTGIDIKEQKMTLPLIYTLNNCSSDKKKWLINSVKNHNKNKKRVKEVIAFVKESGGLEYTIEKMHKYKNRALAILDNYPESEYKKSLLQMIEYVVERKI
- a CDS encoding NAD(P)/FAD-dependent oxidoreductase, with the translated sequence MKQEYEVIVVGAGPGGGQCARNLAKLGVDVLLVERHESFYDNNFSSAGMSLEGFKEFNLPEEVIGRYWKNFTLQTSNELATWKGENNKGVVLDFAKFRQFLADDCVANGGDVLMGYSFTLKEIKEDGVIAHFKDKKGNNPHAIKAKLLVDATGSARKVIYDSRDNQPKMDLSAGVEYMIKVDDEVYNTFKDDLFFFLGDKWCFKGYSWIFPMDDNVLKVGTAKMLIKEANKASETLKQITERIIADYMKASSYEVIDIHGGSIRTTKDMSEDFFNDKVVAIGDSISAINPLGGEGIRYALRSADDVTPHVFNFVKNNKNTFKKYRKNWRRKYVFTWKLCFFLTETVYHKYSDSQIDEKVRKYKGLVDIDQLVNILFEFKFTNMNKRLFSFVWSKIKGKFQKKVA
- the rlmN gene encoding 23S rRNA (adenine(2503)-C(2))-methyltransferase RlmN; translation: MKPQKKDIRALTKEQLRDFFVDNGDKAFRGNQVYEWLWHKAAHSFDDMTNISKSTREMLDANFVINHIEVDAMQRSNDGTIKNAIKLHDGLIVESVLIPTEKRTTACVSSQVGCSLDCKFCATARLKRMRNLNADEIYDQVVAIDKQSRLYHNHKLTNIVFMGMGEPLMNYNNVIKAIDKITSPEGLGMSAKRITLSTSGVPKMIKKMADDEVKFNLAVSLHSALDDVRTSIMPFNKNFPLTDLKEALEYWYEKTKRKITYEYVVWQGINDRKEDIDALVRFCKYVPAKVNLIEYNPIDDGEFQQASERALNNYISNLEMNDIVVNVRRSRGKDIDAACGQLANKS
- a CDS encoding HYC_CC_PP family protein, coding for MKSVLTKISSFVLALLVLFSTFSFTVAKHYCGDFLVGVSYFGDAKNCADELGEDDCDSPQVIKKKNCCKDEVENIEGQDDLRNSIEKFDLEKQKFVVAYVSSLLYLFSEEDKKEKEFLQYSPPKLTYDLNILHEVFII